The following proteins are encoded in a genomic region of Arachis duranensis cultivar V14167 unplaced genomic scaffold, aradu.V14167.gnm2.J7QH unplaced_Scaffold_234415, whole genome shotgun sequence:
- the LOC127744289 gene encoding 60S ribosomal protein L5, mitochondrial-like — protein MNFLSGGNQFFSINHYTMFPLHFHYEDVSRQDPLLKLNHANVMEVPRSCEIRLVPKAPYDFIIKNGKLAMEIPRGQKLIQTHRGSTGKSFRSNPFLGSNKDKGYVSDLARQSTLRGHGMSNFSVRISTVMSLVDSPVERRLNSIQFSMETELFEFSPELEDHFEIFEHIRGFNVTIVTSANTQDETLPPWSGFLQKDEGDSE, from the coding sequence ATGAACTTTCTGTCTGGAGGGAATCAATTTTTCTCAATCAATCACTACACTATGTTTCCACTCCATTTTCATTACGAAGATGTCTCACGTCAGGATCCGTTGCTCAAACTGAATCACGCCAACGTTATGGAAGTTCCTAGATCGTGTGAAATAAGACTAGTACCAAAGGCACCCTATGATTTCATAATCAAAAATGGAAAATTGGCTATGGAGATTCCGCGCGGTCAGAAATTAATACAGACACACAGGGGTTCGACAGGAAAGTCGTTTCGATCAAATCCATTCTTGGGGTCAAATAAAGACAAAGGATATGTCAGTGACCTAGCACGACAAAGCACTCTCCGAGGGCATGGAATGTCTAATTTTTCGGTAAGAATCTCGACAGTAATGTCTCTGGTGGATTCTCCGGTCGAAAGACGGCTAAACTCAATTCAATTCTCGATGGAAACGGAGTTGTTCGAATTCTCCCCGGAACTGGAAGATCATTTCGAGATCTTCGAACATATTCGAGGGTTCAATGTGACTATTGTAACTTCGGCCAACACACAAGATGAGACTTTACCACCGTGGAGCGGCTTTTTGCAAAAAGATGAGGGAGATTCTGAGTAA